The genomic DNA GCATAGATACTAGACCTCTTAAGAAATACCCTAACTAATTTTAATTTTTTGGCTTAGAATATGATAGACAAAAACAAAAATAAAAACCTATGTATTGTTAGCATATGTAAATATGATGGTAAACAGGATACAATGATTTATTGGCCAATTTTATAAAATTCAAGCCAAATGAAATGATTTTAACCCTTACTAGCTAATGTATTTTGTTTTAATCTTCACCATTTATTCTTTTAATTTCTTCTTATAATCAAGCTTGTTTTTTTACTCTATTTTCAATACATTATAAGTATAAGATTAGAGGAAGCAGAACATTAAATTCAATACACCGACCAACTATTAACCAAAACCTTTTAACCATACAATTATCGTGTTTGATGCATGTGTTCATACCATTTTAACTGAGGTTAACAGGTATATAAAAACCAGAATAGGCACTAATGAAGATCAAGTAGTTTATACTAATTATGCTGATTTAGAACTTCAACAACGAGGTGCTTCGGTCAACCACAAAAATAAAATTATAATGAGTGTAGTAGATATTGTGCAAGAGGCTATTAACCAAAACCCTAACACATATGTACAACAAGGAAACAACTACATCATTAAAAACCTACCGGTCAATTTTTATGTCCATATACTTTTTGCCGCCAATTATAAAGACAGCCAAGTCTTGGAGGGCTTAAAGTATTTGTCAAGCATTATAGCTTTCTTTCAGTATAAAAATCACTTTACTACACAAAATACACCAACCTTACAGATCTCCAATTTAGAAGAATTTTCAGCATTTCTAGTAAAACTTGACTATCAACAAAAAGAAGCATTATGGAGTTGTCTTAATACTACTTATATGCCTTCTGTAGTTTACAAAATAGGCTTGATTCCTATTACAGACATGCCAACATTTTGGCAAGAGATTCCTGCAATCAACAAAATCGATAATCCGTCCTAAACATTAGATTATGGTTTTTGCTTTAAAATTGTTTAGAATTAATATTTACAATAGTTACTACAGTAACCAAGTAGATAATAACTTTCATTTGGTAGCTGATGAAACAACCCAACAGCTGATGGATTACCATCGTATGCGGCTTAACGAATATGAAGGAGGCTATGAAATAATTTGGCTAACAAATAAGTTTGATGAACCTCTTCAAGTTTTTCAAGATAAAATAGCAAGCTCCACTCTAACCTTTTATTTCATATTACGCAATCCATATACAATCAACTTTTCCTTACTAAAACCAGAACAAGGATATATTTATTACTTCAGCAACACAAATAACTCCGATAACTTACATAAAAAAGCTTATGTTGCTGAAGAAGATAAAGTACCTTTTAGTACTTCTATACATAGCATAGGAAAACCATTTCCAAATGCATTTGGTATCATTCATGTTCAGTTAGCTAACCTATGGGAAAAAAAGCCATCAATAGAGAAGTTTCCTGTGCAATACAACATTAAAATTAAAGCTAGGGAAACTATTTGGCGCTACCATATAATAGATGTACAAGAGCGCATAAAAAGTCCTATGAAAGTTGTAATTGATGAAGATGATTCTTATTTTATATATAAAGGAACTCCTGAAAATAAGCATATCCATGTATATGAGTCTAAAAAAGCGCTTACACTAAGCGACAAACCCAGTCAAAAGTTTTCTTTAAGAATGATCTCAAAAAAAACAACAAAAAAAGCAGCTAATACAGAAGAAACACTGTTAGAAAGATTACCCCTTCCAGACACTCATCTGTTAGAAAACAATGTAGAAAAAGGAGGCATATTTTATAGTAATATCGTTGTCTATGTTTAATCTAAAATAAATTCAAAAACAAATGCCAGAAAATTTAAAAACTCCCGGCGTATATATCGTCGAGAAGGACACCGGTGCCAATGCTGTGGTTCAGGTGGCAACTGCAGTTCCCGTTTTCATAGGATTTACCGAGCGGGCAGAAATCAATGGAAAATCTTTCCATATGAAGCCGGTGCATATTAACTCTTTATCTGAGTTTGAAATATTCTATGGAAAAGCACCTGTGCCTGTCTTTACCGTTAAACCTGCAGAAAAAGGAGGTGGAGATCTTAATATGAATGGACAAATGTATACCTTACAACAAAGTCCTTATTCAAAATTTTACCTATACAATAGTTTAAAATTATTTTTTGATAATGGTGGTGCAGATTGCTACATCATATCTATTGGACAATATGGTAAAGATCCACAACTGCTAGCAATTACCCCTGATACATTCAAAAAAGCAATAGATACCTTAGCAGGCGAAGAAGTACCTACTATGTTGCTTATGCCCGACTCTCTGCTACTAGATGAAGAAGATTCTTCTTATTATTCTGTACAAACATATGCTTTGCAACATTGTGGCAAATATATGGATAAAGTAGCGCTATTTGATATCTGGGGAAGTGGAGAAGAGCTTCCATTAGGAGAAGACAAAAATAAATATGTAACTCGATTTAGAGAAAATATAGGCTTAGACAACCTAACCTATGGTGCAGCGTACTACCCTTGGGTTAAAACCAATATCATATCAATCAACGATATTGGATATGAGAACTTTAATTTAGATTCTTTAGAATCTCTTATTAATGAAGCACACAAACCTATCCTGCACAATATCAAAACTGCTACTAGCGAAAAGGAGAAAAAATATTGGGATGCAGGACTTAAAAATGCTAGTAAAGAATATAAGCTTCTACGTAAAACTATAGCAGACAGACTTAATGTATTGCCAGCAGCACCAGCTATGGCAGGGTTGTACACACGTACTGATAGAAGTAGAGGCGTATGGATAGCACCAGCTAACCAAAACCTAAATTCTGTTATTGAGCCTGCTATTAAGATTACGCATGAAGATCAAGAAACTCTTAACGTAGATGCTATAAGCGGAAAATCTATTAATGCTATCCGTGCATTTAGAGGAAGAGGATCTGCTATTGTTTGGGGGGCAAGAACGTTGGCAGGCAACAATGTAGAATGGCGCTATATTAACGTAAGGAGATTATTTATACTTATTGAACAGTCTATCAAACAAGCATCCTTCTCTGTTGTATTCCAACCTAACGTATCCATAACCTGGGCTATAGTAAAAGGAAGTATTGGTAACTTCTTAACCAACTTGTGGAGACAAGGTGCTTTAGTAGGAAACACTCCTTCTGAAGCCTTTACAGTAAGCTGTGGACTTGGTGAAACTATGACTCAAGAAGACATTAATGAAGGTATCATGCGAATAAAAGTTCAGGCAGCAGCTTCTAGACCAGCAGAGTTTATCGTCATTACATTTGAGCAAAAGATGGGCGGACAAGAAGGAAGTTAATCCAAACTATAGATGACCTACTTGCTATGTTTATTTTACATAGCAGTAGGACATACTATATATACAATAACATAATACTCAAAAAATAAATTATAACCCATAAGAAAAAAAGATATTATTATGGCAACATCAGCAAAAATGGACACCCAAACGCTTGTACCAGCGGGTATTTCGTTTAGCATCGATAAGAAGAATCTACAGTTATCAGATGCTCAACTTTCCTTAAAATTTACTAATGGTTCTGGATACGATGAATGTATGTCCAGCCAGGGGAAAAAAAATTATGTACTTAGGAGAGGATCCAATGTATTACAAGACGGAGAAATTACTATTAAAATAGTTAAAACACCTGAGAAAACAGTGGAAGATGACATTCAAAAACTACAAAACAACTTAAAGGAAGCTCGTACTGCTACCACTACAGAAAATTATGTAAAGGATGTAGCTATAGTTCTCTTTGGCCCTGGTGGAAAAGACGATGATTTTTTTGCTTTGTACTTTGACGGTTATATAAGTGAGCTTACTACTCAGACTCCAGAATTGACCAACTTTATGGAATATGTAGCTAAAGTAGAAATTTTCAACCCAGCATCAATTACACTAGAAAGTAAAAAGAAAGGTTAAGTATTACATATATTATCCTATTTATTTTTTATTCATTATATTTTATAAAAATATTCGACTATGAGTACACAAAGGTTTACAAGTTTTAATTATTCACCTTTAACAACCACATGTAGTTCAGCAGGTTGCACAGTAGATTCAGTAGAACTACCAGACATGCAAAGATCACATATAGCTAAAGTACAGACAAGTCAGCAAGCACCATTATCTTATCATACTTCTGAAAGAAAAGAAATAGTAGATTTTACGGTTACTTATATCCCATATGACAATCCTACAGGAAAAGGGCTTTTACCTTTCGTTAAAACAGCTGTAGCGGAAGTACTAAAGAAAGGTTATGACCCTCAAACTGCTACAATACAGATAAAAAGAGGTAATAAGACCACCCCAGAACAGACAACAACCATCGATAATTGTATTGTTACTGCTGGCGAAATATTAATAGATGTTAATGACTATGTACGTATCAAATTTTACTTACAAGGTATTTTAAATGCACCTTACTAAGCTTTAAATTTTTGTAGTTATGGGCACACTTATTCCCACGCTTAAACATTCTTTTCGAGTAACCTTAGAAAACGTAGTGGATGCAAATGATCCAGAATATTTTTATGCTATAGAAGGTTTAGGAATGATGTATCAAATAGATAAATATTGCCCAGGAGGATATGGGAATGCTTATAGTATGCCTACAATATATGAAGTAGAAAATTTGATATTAAAAAGGCCTGTTTTTACAACAAAGTCTAAGATTAATAAATGGTGCGAGCAGGCTTTATCTAGTGGCATTTTTGCACCTACTATAGCACACATATTTATATTAAACAATGATGAAACACTTAATAACCATTGGACAGTAGAGGGGGTTTATCCTATAGGATTTAGACTTTCATCCTTAGATTTAGAGTCAGGAAGCCCAATAGTAATAGAAACTATTACCTTAGCTTATTCAAAACTTACTCGGCTCGATGTTAATCCAACTACCTCATAAAACAAAAAGTAGTGTCAATAACAGCAGAGTAAATAAGTAAACAAAAAAGTATGCCTGTTAAAATACAAGAATTAGTTATACAGACTAGAATAAAGCCTGACAATGGTTCTGCAGATAAGTCAACATCTGCTAAAGCTATGCAGCAAGATTTAATAAAACTTGAAAAGCGGCTAGAGTATAACTGTTTGCAAGCTATGAAAACTTTATTAAGCCAGAAACAAGAACGTTAAACTTGATACAACAAATCTATGAGTATTAGCAAGCTGGTTATAAAAGCATATAGTAATGAGAGCTTTACTACCCAAAAGGGTGAGTTTTCAGCTTCTATCAACCCTGCAAACCTCAAAATTACAAGTAGTGTAGATTATGAGAGGTCTCAAGGTATGGGCTCAGCCAATATGGCGCTTCGCTATAACGTTTCGCCTCCTAAGGAACTGTCGTTTAGACTCATCTTTGATAATACAGGGATCTTTCCAGACTCAGACAAAAGTGTAAAAGATCAGCTAGAAGCTTTGCAAGACGTGGTATATAAGTTCCAGGAAGATATTAATTCACCTTATTACGTGCGGGTTATCTGGGGTGTAATTGATTTTAAAGGTAAATTGGTTGGTTTGGAGACAAGTTATACCATGTTTAAGTCAGATGGTGCTCCAATCCGAGCAGAAGTAGATATAGTGGTATTAGAAGATGCAAGCGCAAGCAAGATTGCCACAGCTGCAAAAGCAGCTGCGAAAACGGCTAATACAGCCACTACTGCAGTATTAGGGGCAGCAACTGGTGCAGCGGCTGGGGCCGCAGCCGCTGCCGTAACCGTAGCAGCAGCGTCGGTTGCTGTAAGCCCTAATGCACCACCTAGTGTAGCGCCTGATGCTACAACTGCTGGAGCTACACTCACAGAATCAGAACTTGCTGACGCCAGCACACCAGACACTGCAGGAGCAAAAGCAAACACTAGTGCAACTGGCACTTCACAAGCAGGAGGAGAACCAGCAGCAGGAACAAATGCCGCAGCCACCACTACCAATCCTCAAAATGCAGATACAAAGAATATAGAGCAGGCACCTGGCGCAACTGCAGCTGCTACCCCTACTACGGTACAACAAGTGACACCCAAAGATAAATTAACTGGTGTTGCTAAAAATTCATTAGGAGATCCAAATCTTGCTAAATCACTAGGCCGTGTAAATGGATTAGACAGCCTTAGGAACTTAGCTTCAGGGCTCTCACTAGCTGTTCCTTTAACATCGCTGGGGCTTTTAGCAATGCTATTGGCAATGGCAAAAAAATACGGTTCAAAGGGTGCTAATTATTTAAAAAGTAAGGCAAAAACAGGTAAAAACAAGGCTGTTGCAGCTAAAGATAAGGTAAAGAGTAAACTTTAAGTTTAATAGCTTACAATCCATATTTAAAAATTAATAAAATCTAGAACTAGAAACAGATGTATTAGTTGAGAAACACTTATTACTATTTAGCAACCTAAAATGCTTATAAGAAGCCCCATGTAAAACTTTTTATTAAGTTATCTCGCACTTCACATACACTTAATTGACTAAGCTCTCTAGAAGCAATAATCACTTCTACTCTTGCTCAGTTAATACAGTAGAGCATCCTAATTCAGGCTCTCTATAGGTGAATCTTAGCATAAATTTTTGTTTCTCTATTTAGCTATTGTTTTATAATTGGCCCCATATTCCCTAGCTACAGTGGTTTTGTTTGGATGCTTGGATCTACTATGTGTAGAAGTAAGTTGGTAAAAATTACTGGATATTGTTACCCACTTAATTTTTCAAGTCTTTATGTGCTAAGGGAAATTTACATTTTAATAATCAGGTATAGAAGCCTGAATTTATATTTTTATCAAGCAATAACTAACCATAGTTGATAGTTACAGATAAGCATGCTCTATACAGATTATCATATCCCGTATTGGAACTCATAATCACAAGACAGAAAGGATGTTATTAATAAATCCCAAGCAACACCAAAGTAATCCAACATCAAGCATAATTAAATAACAGTATATGCCAATATAAATAATAGATTAGGTAGCAACCCAGTATATTGCTAGTAAATTGTGTTAGTTACTAAATAGCTATAAGATATAATAAGCATTTCCTTTTTCCCACATACAATTACCTGTAAAAGCTAGGTAAATAGTAAATTTTTACTATTTTAATAAATACAGTATTCTATTAATGTAGACAGATTTTAAACTTGTTGACAAGCTGTTATAATATAAACATTGTACATGAGCACTTCCGCAACTTCTAGCGACTTAGTTAATTATTTTATTAAAGTTGGCACTAAAGAAATAGATAAAGAATTTCCTATTTTTTCTATTACTGTAAATAAGACCATTAATAAAATTCCTTATGCAAAAATTCTCTTGCATGATGGAGATCCTGCGGAACAGTCGTTTCTAATTAGTAATAGTAACATATTTGAAATAGGAAAAGTTGTAGAAATTCAATTAGGCTATCAGTCTGACTTAACGGTTGTATTTGAAGGTGTCATTACCAAACATAGTTTAAAAGCTAATAACTACACAAATCCCTATTTAGAAGTATATTGTAAAGATATTGCTTACCAAACTACCTTAGTTCCCAAAACAATTAGTTTTGCAGACACTACTGATAGTGGAGCTTTGGAGAACATATTGAAGAACTACGAAGGCGATATAGAGCAACATATTAGCTCTACAACAATCAAACATGAAATTCTAGCACAACAAGATACTACGGACTGGGATTTTATTAACGTGCGTGCAGAAGCTAACGGACAAGTAGTAATAGTAGATGATGGGACCCTTACTACAAAAAAGCCCAATAGTAGCCAAACACCTAGCTACACATTTACTTATGGGGTTGATATTTATGGGTTAGATTTAGAAATGGATGCCAGTACACAATGGCAACAAGCAGGCGGCAAAATATGGAAACATGATGAACAAGCATGTGAAGTTGTTAATGCAAGTACTGTGGGAGAAAAATCGTTTGGTGCTACTTCACATGCTAAACTAGCAGGTACTAACAAACAGGAACCTATTACGTTTATTCATGGAGGTAATGTTACTAAAGAAGAGATGAAAAGCTTCTCCACAGGCCTGTTGGAGCTTAACAGGTTAGCAAAAATCAGAGGAAAAGTGACTGTGCAAGGAATTGCTGATCTTAAACCAGACAGTACAATCAAAATTGATAAAGGGGCTGATAATTTTGAGGGCAATGCTTACGTAAGTGGGGTGCACCACCGGTTAGAAGGAGGACAATGGTTTACAGATATAACTGTGGGCCTGCCTAACGAACGTTATATGCGTAAATACAACAATATAGCAGGCCTCCCAGCAGCCGGAATGCTTTGTCCTGTCTACGGATTACAAATAGGTATAGTAAAAGAATTATATAAACAAGAAGACCCAGACCCTAATTACCGAATTTTTGTAAATATCCCTATCATTCACCAACCGAACGAGGGTATTTGGTGTAGAGTAGCTTCATTTTACGCTTCTAAAGGCATAGGTGCCTTTATTATGCCAGAAAAAGAAGATGAAGTTATCATTGGCTTTGTTAATGATGATTTTAGATCACCGGTCATAGTAGGCTCTCTATATAGTGGCAGTAAACATAAAACTCCTATTCAGCAAGACCCGGAAAATAATATCAAAGCACTGGTAACCAGAAGCAAGTTAGAGATGACTTTTAATGATAAAGATAAAGCAATTGTATTTCAAACTCCAGGAGGAAGGACTATTAGCATTTCTGACAAAAGTGGTACAATAGAAATTACGAATGGTAACGCGAACAAGATAATTCTAGGTAAGCAGAATGTTGAAATTATTAGTAATAAAGATATAATCTTAAATGCCAAAGGAAGTATCAACTTACAGGCAACAGACAGTGTACAGATAAAAGGAAACAATAAAGTAGAACTTAGTGGCATGAATGTATCTGCCAACGCAACAATGAAAGCTTCATTGGTAGGCAATTCAAGTGCGCAGGTACAATCTAGTATGTCTACTATAATAAAAGGAACTATAGTACAAATAAATTAATTTTTGTATCTTCTTAATAAGAGCAAAATCCAAAACAACATTTACAAACTATGCCTGGTGCAGCTACAATTACTCATAAGCATATATGTCCACTAGTTACACCTGGGCTCCCTCCTATACCTCATGCAGCAGGTGGTGTCATCATTAAAGGATGTCCTACTGTTATGATCAATGGGTTACCTGCCGCACGGGTTACAGATATGCTGCAATGTGCAGGTCCTCCACCCCATCCAGATACCATCGTAATGGGTTCTACAACAGTGCTTATAGGAGGGTTACCAGCAGCCAGAATGGGTAGCCTTACAGCCGTAGGCGGAACAGTACAAATGGGGTCTCCAACCGTAATGATAGGTGGCTAACTATGTTATTATAAATATTATTGTATGATAGAAGAAAGCATGTTTTTGGGAGTTGGATGGAACTTCCCTCCTTCCTTTGATAGATATAGTAAATCAATAGAAATGGTACGAGATGAAATAGATATTCATCAAAGCTTACAGGTATTATTCACAACTACACCTGGTGAAAGAACTATGGAGTTGGATTATGGTTGTGATTTGAGTCCCCTAGCCTTCCAGCGACTAGATCTGAATCTAAAAACCTTTATGATCAACAATATTAAAGATGCGATTGCCCGTTGTGAACCAAGAATACGCGTCAAGGAAGTAAAGCTTGAGGAAGAAGATAATATATCCGGCCTGGTTAATATATACGTAAGCTATATTATAAAGTCTACTAATATGCCAGGGAATTTAGTTTATGCTCACTCTTTTGAATAAAGCAAGATACTGTGGCTGATTATACAACAAAACTCTTAGACCTTAATTATCCTTTCCTTAAACAGCAAGGCATAGCATATATTCGTCAATTAGCCGGGCATATTTGGAATGATTATAATGAGCATGACCCTGGAATTACCATTTTAGAGGAGCTATGTTATGCCATTATAGATTTAGAATACCGTACTAATTTTTATATAGAAGACTTACTAGCATCAGATCCTAATAATGCTATAGAAGAAGGCATAAAGAATTTCTATGTTGCTGAAGAGATACTCCCTTGCAACCCACTTACTAAAAATGATTTTCTAAAGCTTATCTTAGATGTTAATGGCGTTAAAAACGCTAAAATATTTTTGAGTGAAGCTCCTCAAGAAATACAAGGTGGTTATAAAATACTCTTAGACTTAGAAGACCGAATTATTAATAAAGGACAGGCTAATGCTGTTATAGAAAACGTAAAAAGAAGACTATACAGCTGTAGAAACCTATGTGAAGACTTTTTTTTAGTACAACTCTTAGAACCCTTATATATCAATATTAATGCTGCTTTAGAGCTTACTGAAAGTATTACCCAAGAAGAAGGCGAATTGTTAATAGCAGCAATATATTCCAACATACACTCATTTATAGCACCTTATATTAAGTTCTATAGCTTGCGGGAAATGCTTTTGGAGAAAAATAAGAAAGTAGATGAAATTTTTACAGGTCCTTTACTAGAGCAAGGTTTTATAGATGAGGCTGAGTTAGAACAGAGTATTATCCAACAAAAAATTTATATATCTGAAATTCTTAAAAAGGTTACAGATGTTAAGCAAGTGCAAAGTGTAACGAAATTTATAGTAGCACTAGATGGCCAAACAGCTATGTCTGCAAAAATGGCCATTGATATACCAGTAGATAGAGTACCTAAAATAGACATTGAGCAAAGCCGAATTACACTTTATCATAAAGGAATTCCCTTGCCTATAGATTATAATAAAGTAAAAAGATGGACAGAAGAAAATGTAAATGCACCTCTCTTTAAAAGGCCTTACTTAACTGAAGAAGAAATAGATGTTGACCCAGGTAGATTCAGAAACCTAGCTAATTATATTTCTATACAAAATGACTTTCCATTAATTTATGGTGTAGGAAAAGAAGGGCTGTCTAATACTGTGCTTGAAGATAGAAAAGTACAATCCAAGCAACTGAAAGCTTATCTTATGTTCTTTGATCAAGTTTTTGCTAATTATTTAGCACAGCTAGCACACGTCAAAGACCTATTAGCCGTTCAGAAAAAATCTAGTAAGGTAGATTTTTCTCAAATTCCACAAGAGGTTCCTTTACTACACACCTTAATTAAAAAACCTGAAACTCCAGTTGATGCAACCGAAAGTGATCCGGATAAAGCATTTAAGATTCAAAGAAGATATTTAGGAGTTAGTTGGAAAAAAAGTAAAAGTAAATGGGGAACTACTGAGGCAGATATAGAAGAAGCTTATAAACATTACCTTGATAAGATTTTGGGTATAAGCAAAGAGTATACAGACAAAAAGAATAATATTTTAGACCACTTGCTAGCTAGGTTTGCTGAAACTTTTGCAGATAGAGCTATGCAACTCTATGACACAGTGTATAAATCTTGCTTGGGAGAGATTAGCGAAGACAAAGAACTCTTTTTGCAAGATTATATAGCTATCAGTAGAGACAGAAACAAGGCAGTGGATATTACCAATACACAAAATTATGGGTGGGATATAGATAATATTTCTGGTTTTGAACGTAGAATATGCCGTGCTTTAGGAATTAAAAACTTAAAAAGAAGAGTTTTACATGAGAATTTAAAAAGTAACTTTTACTTAGAGCAAAACTTTGAACAACAGAGTTTCGAAGTGTTTCTAAGTGAAAACTTACAAGCAAAATATGATAACCTATTAATATTTAAAGGAAACTATCCAAAAATTAAGGATTTAGCTATCAGCCGTGGCGGCAAAGAGAGCAATTATGATATCGTAGAAAATTCAGAAGGTAATTATGAAGTATTGCTGTATATAGATAAAAGAAGAACCAAGTTTATTAGACTACTTAACAAAGTAGTAACCATTCGTACTTTTGAGCAAGCACAGGCTGTTATTAAACAGGCAGTCACTTTTTTTGAAATATTCAACAAAGAAAGCGAAGGATTCCACCTGCTAGAACACATTATGCTAAGAACTAATGATACACTAAGCGGTACACACGATCCTTACTCTTTTATGATGACGCTGGTCTTTCCTTCTTGGCCAGCACGTTTTCAGCGAGCAGAATTTAAAAATCTCATCCATGAATTTGTGATGTTAGAAAGCCCAGCACACATCTTTGTTAATGTATTATGGTTAGACTTAACAGAAATGGAAACTTTCGAAAAAGCCTATAAAGAATGGATGTTCTATAGAACTACCGAAGATCCTAGTGATGCTAAGCTTAAAGAAGCAGCACGCCACCTTTTGGGACTGATCATGCTTTATTCTAAAGGACAAGAATAATAGATTATGAATACATATAGTCACATTATCATGCGCCAACGCCTGACAATAGATATTCCTGACAAAAGTTATCAACAAGAAGTACAAGATAAAGTCAAGAGAATACTTGAGCAAAAACTAAATGAAATACTAGAAAAGTCCTTTGCTGCAAATGTGCCTAAAGATGTAGTTATAACACTCGATCAAGTAAATATCAATCTAGCAGATACAACCCCTGATTCATTAGAAGAAAATATTTTACAGCAAATTTACCATAAACTACCGACCGTAATTAAAGAACAGGTTGACTTAGCTATAAAAGATCCTTTAAAAAGAAGAATTACTCCTCTTCCACATGCTAAGCTACAAGCTGTTAAGCATTATCTTTTATATGGGTATTTTGCTTGGTGGATGCCCGCCCACAATGAAAAGATTATTGAAAATCTGTATACAGAAATTTATCATAAAACACCTACTGCTATTAAAGAATTATGGGTAGAACTTAGTGATAAGCCACCAGCCATTCAAAGGTTTATAGAACAATTTAGTGATACAATTATACAAAAGTCCA from Candidatus Amoebophilus asiaticus 5a2 includes the following:
- a CDS encoding DUF4255 domain-containing protein yields the protein MFDACVHTILTEVNRYIKTRIGTNEDQVVYTNYADLELQQRGASVNHKNKIIMSVVDIVQEAINQNPNTYVQQGNNYIIKNLPVNFYVHILFAANYKDSQVLEGLKYLSSIIAFFQYKNHFTTQNTPTLQISNLEEFSAFLVKLDYQQKEALWSCLNTTYMPSVVYKIGLIPITDMPTFWQEIPAINKIDNPS
- a CDS encoding phage tail sheath family protein, translated to MPENLKTPGVYIVEKDTGANAVVQVATAVPVFIGFTERAEINGKSFHMKPVHINSLSEFEIFYGKAPVPVFTVKPAEKGGGDLNMNGQMYTLQQSPYSKFYLYNSLKLFFDNGGADCYIISIGQYGKDPQLLAITPDTFKKAIDTLAGEEVPTMLLMPDSLLLDEEDSSYYSVQTYALQHCGKYMDKVALFDIWGSGEELPLGEDKNKYVTRFRENIGLDNLTYGAAYYPWVKTNIISINDIGYENFNLDSLESLINEAHKPILHNIKTATSEKEKKYWDAGLKNASKEYKLLRKTIADRLNVLPAAPAMAGLYTRTDRSRGVWIAPANQNLNSVIEPAIKITHEDQETLNVDAISGKSINAIRAFRGRGSAIVWGARTLAGNNVEWRYINVRRLFILIEQSIKQASFSVVFQPNVSITWAIVKGSIGNFLTNLWRQGALVGNTPSEAFTVSCGLGETMTQEDINEGIMRIKVQAAASRPAEFIVITFEQKMGGQEGS
- a CDS encoding phage tail protein — translated: MGTLIPTLKHSFRVTLENVVDANDPEYFYAIEGLGMMYQIDKYCPGGYGNAYSMPTIYEVENLILKRPVFTTKSKINKWCEQALSSGIFAPTIAHIFILNNDETLNNHWTVEGVYPIGFRLSSLDLESGSPIVIETITLAYSKLTRLDVNPTTS
- a CDS encoding DUF5908 family protein, encoding MPVKIQELVIQTRIKPDNGSADKSTSAKAMQQDLIKLEKRLEYNCLQAMKTLLSQKQER
- a CDS encoding CIS tube protein; amino-acid sequence: MSISKLVIKAYSNESFTTQKGEFSASINPANLKITSSVDYERSQGMGSANMALRYNVSPPKELSFRLIFDNTGIFPDSDKSVKDQLEALQDVVYKFQEDINSPYYVRVIWGVIDFKGKLVGLETSYTMFKSDGAPIRAEVDIVVLEDASASKIATAAKAAAKTANTATTAVLGAATGAAAGAAAAAVTVAAASVAVSPNAPPSVAPDATTAGATLTESELADASTPDTAGAKANTSATGTSQAGGEPAAGTNAAATTTNPQNADTKNIEQAPGATAAATPTTVQQVTPKDKLTGVAKNSLGDPNLAKSLGRVNGLDSLRNLASGLSLAVPLTSLGLLAMLLAMAKKYGSKGANYLKSKAKTGKNKAVAAKDKVKSKL
- the vgrG gene encoding type VI secretion system tip protein VgrG — protein: MSTSATSSDLVNYFIKVGTKEIDKEFPIFSITVNKTINKIPYAKILLHDGDPAEQSFLISNSNIFEIGKVVEIQLGYQSDLTVVFEGVITKHSLKANNYTNPYLEVYCKDIAYQTTLVPKTISFADTTDSGALENILKNYEGDIEQHISSTTIKHEILAQQDTTDWDFINVRAEANGQVVIVDDGTLTTKKPNSSQTPSYTFTYGVDIYGLDLEMDASTQWQQAGGKIWKHDEQACEVVNASTVGEKSFGATSHAKLAGTNKQEPITFIHGGNVTKEEMKSFSTGLLELNRLAKIRGKVTVQGIADLKPDSTIKIDKGADNFEGNAYVSGVHHRLEGGQWFTDITVGLPNERYMRKYNNIAGLPAAGMLCPVYGLQIGIVKELYKQEDPDPNYRIFVNIPIIHQPNEGIWCRVASFYASKGIGAFIMPEKEDEVIIGFVNDDFRSPVIVGSLYSGSKHKTPIQQDPENNIKALVTRSKLEMTFNDKDKAIVFQTPGGRTISISDKSGTIEITNGNANKIILGKQNVEIISNKDIILNAKGSINLQATDSVQIKGNNKVELSGMNVSANATMKASLVGNSSAQVQSSMSTIIKGTIVQIN
- a CDS encoding PAAR domain-containing protein, whose amino-acid sequence is MPGAATITHKHICPLVTPGLPPIPHAAGGVIIKGCPTVMINGLPAARVTDMLQCAGPPPHPDTIVMGSTTVLIGGLPAARMGSLTAVGGTVQMGSPTVMIGG
- a CDS encoding GPW/gp25 family protein, coding for MIEESMFLGVGWNFPPSFDRYSKSIEMVRDEIDIHQSLQVLFTTTPGERTMELDYGCDLSPLAFQRLDLNLKTFMINNIKDAIARCEPRIRVKEVKLEEEDNISGLVNIYVSYIIKSTNMPGNLVYAHSFE